A single region of the Onychomys torridus chromosome 11, mOncTor1.1, whole genome shotgun sequence genome encodes:
- the Fcer1a gene encoding high affinity immunoglobulin epsilon receptor subunit alpha — MATANGGSAQLWLPLLFISLGVMLTATQKSVVTLNPPWIRIFTGEKVTLICNGNNLQENSTKWLHNGTLSTVTTSHLDIVSATIQDSGKYICQNQGFYKSKPVYLEVTRDWLLLQTSADMVLDNESFDIRCHGWNNWTLHKVIYYKDDLAFKYTYETPKISIRNAKLNDSGTYHCTGYLQRLNYTSEKLRITVIKVYKTKYRWLQLIVPSLVVILFAVDTVLLFSTQEQFKLLLKIQKTGKCNKP, encoded by the exons ATGGCTACTGCCAATGGAGGGTCTGCCCAGCTGTGGCTACCACTGCTGTTTATCT CTCTGGGTGTCATGCTGACAG CCACTCAGAAATCTGTTGTGACATTGAACCCACCGTGGATTAGAATATTTACAGGAGAGAAAGTGACTCTTATATGCAATGGAAACAATCTTCAAGAGAACTCTACTAAATGGCTCCACAATGGCACCCTCTCTACTGTGACAACTTCACATTTGGACATTGTGAGTGCCACTATCCAAGACAGTGGAAAATATATATGTCAGAACCAAGGATTTTATAAGAGTAAACCTGTGTACTTGGAAGTGACAAGAG ACTGGCTGCTCCTTCAGACTTCCGCTGATATGGTATTAGACAATGAGTCCTTTGACATCAGATGCCATGGCTGGAATAACTGGACTCTCCACAAGGTGATCTACTATAAGGATGACCTTGCTTTCAAGTACACTTATGAGACCCCCAAAATCTCCATTAGAAATGCCAAACTCAATGACAGCGGCACCTATCACTGCACTGGCTATCTACAGCGACTGAACTACACATCTGAGAAACTCAGAATTACTGTAATAAAAG TTTACAAAACCAAGTATCGTTGGCTTCAGTTAATCGTCCCATCGCTGGTGGTGATTCTGTTTGCTGTGGACACAGTGTTATTGTTCTCCACCCAGGAACAGTTCAAACTACTCTTGAAGATTCAGAAGACAGGAAAATGCAACAAACCTTGA